GGATATCGTTGCCGAGAATGCCGGCCGCGCCAATGCTCTTGCGCTGGCGGCGCTGCAGCACGGCGCCGAAGCGGTAAGCTTCGTTGGCCGCACTCGATTCCTGAACGGAAGGCTTTCTGGCAGCGGCGCCCTGGCGGCCTCTGCGGCCGAACTTGGAGCGCTGCTGGACGGCATCTGGATCGATCGATGCGGCATTGAAATTGTCGCCGGCGAATTCTCGGCGCCGGCCTTTGATTGGTTGCTGGCCGAATTTGAGAAACGCAAGCTCTCCCCGCGCAATCCCGGACTGCGCCTGGCCTGCGATCCCGCTTCGGACCTGCTGACCAGCGGCGTTAGCGCACTGCCGTGGCCCCAGGCGCTGAAACAATGCGCCGACCTGATGCGTCGCTCTCATGAGTTGGGCCTTGGCTGGCGGACGCTGCGGTTGTCCAGCGACGCAGCCGGCGGCGCCGGCGCCAATCTCAGCCAGCAAACCGCCATTGTGCTTGCGGCGGGACACGAACTGTTGCTGGCGGCCTTGGACGGCGGACTCTCGGCGGAGCAATTTGCTGGCGCAGCCTACTTCCATCTTGGCGTGAGCTCCCAGTATTTCCCGGAAATTGCGCGCTTGCGCGCCTTGCGCGCACTCTGGAGCCGCATCGTTGGCGAGTACGCTGGCGAAAATGCCGCCGCCGGTCGACTATTTGTAAGCGCTGCATCAACTTTATCCAACAAGACAATCTATGATCGTCACAACAATCTGCTGCGCAGCAATGTGGAAGCGATGGCAGCGCTGATTGGCGGTTGCGATAGCTTCAGCGCCATGCCATTTGATCTGGCACTGGGCAAGAGCGATGAATTCTCGCAGCGGCTGGCGATCAACACCCAACTTCTGTTGCGCCATGAGACGCACCTTGATAAGACCATCGATCCGGCCGCCGGCAGCTACTATCTTGAGTCCCTGTCGGAAATGATCGCTGCTAACGCCTGGCTTCTTTTTCAGCAGATCGAAGCGCAGGGCGGTTTCTTCGCCGCCGCACAATCGGGTTGGATAGCTGCAGAGTGCGCCAAATCAGCGGCGCAAACCGAAAAGGCCATTGCCACGCGACGGCGCTCGCTGATTGGCGTGAACCAGTATCCCAATCGAGAGGAGCAGGTTCTAGAACTCTTGCATCCGACCGCCGAACGTCTGCTGGACTCAGAAAATCGTTCCCTGGTCTGCGCGCCCTTGAAGGAATACCGACCGGGCGCAAGTTTCGAGGAGCTGCGTATGCAAACGGAACGCGCGGCCGCCTCCGGTCGCAGGGCGCCAGCCGTCTTCCCGCTGCTTTTTGGCGATCGAGCGCTGCGAACGGCGCGGGCCAGCTTCTGCGCCAACTTCTTTGGCTGCGCCGGATTTACAGTACTCGATCAACCAGCGGCAGAATCGGCGGAGGCGGCCGCGGAAGCGGCTCGTCAGAGCGGCGCCGAAATCATTGTCCTCTGCGCCGGCGACGAGGATTATGCGGCGGAGGGCGTAGCCATCCTCCAGCTCTTGCTGCAAAAAGTCCCGGCCGCCTTGCGGGTAATTGCCGGAAATCCAGAGTCGGCAATAGAAGCGCTGAAGGCGGCAGGCGCTCAGCGCTTCGTTCACCTGCGAACGCCGCTGCTTTCTGAATTGAGCGAGTACCAGAGGATCCTGGGCATCAGCGCCTGATTCTGCCAATACCGGAGACCCCACGGAGCATTGCAATGGTGCGCAAAGATTTCAGCAAGATTCCATACCTTCCCGTGCATCAAAAGGCAAGCGAAGACGTCGCTGCCTGGAAGGCGGCGCTGTTACGTGAAGCGGGCGCCAGCAGCGAGCAGGAATTGCTCTGGCGTACGGCGGAGCAAATTGACGTAAAGCCGGCTTATACGGCCGAGGAATTGGCGGGCCTCAGCCATCTTGAATTTGGCGCAGGAGCGCCGCCCTTTCTACGCGGCCCCTATGCGCCAATGTATGTCACGCGCCCCTGGACCGTACGCCAGTACGCCGGATTTTCTACGGCGGAAGAGTCGAATGCTTTTTATCGCCGCAACCTGGCTGCCGGACAGACCGGTCTATCCGTTGCATTCGATCTGGCCACGCATCGCGGCTATGATTCGGACCACGAGCGAGTTGTAGGCGATGTGGGCAAGGCCGGCGTAGCGATCGATAGCATTGTCGACATGCAAACGCTTTTCGATCGCATCCCGTTGGATGCGGTCTCCGTTTCGATGACCATGAATGGCGCAGTCATTCCGGTGATGGCCTTCTTTATTGTCGCCGGTCTGGAGCAGGGCGTGCCGCTGGCGAAGCTCTCCGGCACCATCCAGAATGATATTCTCAAAGAGTTTATGGTGCGCAATACCTACATCTATCCGCCAGAGCCATCGATGCGCATCATTGCCGATATCTTTGCCTATACCGCGAAGAATATGCCAAAATTCAATTCGATCAGTATTTCCGGCTACCACATGCAGGAAGCCGGCGCCACCAATGATCTGGAGCTGGCCTATACTCTGGCCGATGGCCTGGAATATCTGCGCACCGGTATTCAGCGGGCTGGCTTGAAAATTGACGACTTTGCCCCGCGGCTTTCCTTCTTTTGGGCGATTGGCATGAACCACTTCATGGAGATTGCCAAGATGCGCGCCGGACGTATGCTCTGGTCGCGCATTGTGAATCAGTTCGCACCGGCCAACGCCAAATCGATGGCTCTCCGCACGCATTGCCAGACTTCCGGCTGGAGTCTGACCGAACAGGACCCCTTTAACAATGTGCAGCGTACCTGCGTCGAGGCTCTGGCTGCGGCCCTGGGACATACCCAATCGCTGCATACCAATGCCCTCGATGAAGCGATTGCACTGCCGACGGACTTCTCAGCGCGCATTGCCCGCAACACGCAGACCTTGCTCCAGGAGGAAACCGACATCTGTCGCGTCATTGACCCCTGGGGAGGTTCATACTACGTAGAATCTTTGACGGCGCAGCTGGCCGAAAGGGCCTGGCGACTGATTGATGAGGTTGAACAGCTGGGCGGGATGGCGAAGGCTATTGAGCAGGGCTTGCCAAAAATGCGCATTGAAGAAGCAGCGGCGCGCAAGCAGGCGCGCATCGACTCCGGCCGCGAAGTGATTGTCGGGGTGAATCGCTACCGTCCCAGAGAAGAAGCTCCGCTGAAAATCCTGGAGGTCGACAATACGGCTGTGCGTCGTTCGCAGATTGAACGACTCCAGAAACTGAAGGCGGAGCGCGACGCCAGCGCCGTGGAGTCGGCGCTGAATGCCATCACCCGGGCGGCCGAAGGCGGCCAGGGGAACCTGCTGGAACTGGCCGTCGAAGCGGCCCGCAAACGAGCTACTCTGGGCGAGATTTCCTACGCCATGGAAAAGGTTTACGGGCGCTACCAGGCTGTGATCCGCTCCATATCAGGCGTGTATTCCTCGGAGATTGCAGGCGATGCGGACTTTCAGAAGTCGCAGAAGCTGGCCAACGATTTTGCGGCGTTGGAGGGGCGGCGTCCGCGCATTATGATCGCCAAGATGGGTCAGGACGGTCACGATCGCGGCGCCAAGGTTATCGCTACCAGTTTTGCCGACATGGGTTTTGATGTTGATATCGGTCCGCTGTTTCAGACGCCCGAAGAGGCCGCCCGGCAGGCAATTGAAAACGATGTACATGTAGTCGGCGCCTCCTCGCTGGCCGCGGGTCACAAGACTCTGGTTCCACAATTGATCGCCGAACTAAAGCGACTTGGGCGGCCCGATATTCTGGTCACCTGCGGCGGCGTGATCCCGCAGCAGGACTACGAGTTTCTTTTTCAGGCTGGCGTGGCCGGCGTCTTTGGTCCGGGCACTGTTATTACCAGAGCAGCCATCCAGATCCTGGAGCTTTTGATCCGGCAGGCCCAGAAGGCAGGCAGCGCCAGTTGAGGCTCGCCCGCCATGGCCACCTTTGATCCTGCTTTTTCGCCGGCATCGCGGCCCAGGCGCACTTGCACTGAGTTTGTCGAGGGAATTCTGGCTGGCGACCGAACCATTCTGGGCCAGAGCATTACGCTTCTGGAAAGTGCGCGCAGCGATCATCAGGAACTGGGCCAGCAGATAATTGAGGCAATTCTGCCGCACAGCGGAAAGAGCTTTCGCCTGGGCGTCACTGGAGTCCCCGGCGTTGGTAAGAGCACCTTCATCGAGGCTTTTGGAAAACTGCTGCTGCAACAGGCGCCGCTGAGCGGCGGCCGCGGCCGTCTTGCTGTGCTGGCGATTGATCCATCCAGTGCGCGCAGCGGCGGCAGCATCCTTGGCGACAAGACGCGGATGGTGGAGCTCTCGCGCGATGAGCGTGTCTTCATCCGTCCCTCGCCGGCGGCGGACAGCCTGGGCGGCGTGGCGCGGCGGACGCGCGAGTGCATCATGCTTTGCGAGGCGGCGGGCTATGACACGATCCTGGTAGAGACGGTAGGCGTGGGGCAAAGCGAAACAGCCGTGCATTCTATGACCGACTTCTTTCTGCTTCTAATGCTGTCCGGCGCCGGCGATGAGTTACAGGGTATCAAGCGCGGTATCATGGAGATGGCCGACGCCATTGCCATCACCAAAGCTGACGGCGACAATGTTCTGCGGGCCCGTGCGGCAGCGGCGGAGTATCGCGCCGCAGTGCATTTGTTTCCAAGGCATCCATCGGAACAGCGTATCGAAACGCTAACCTGCTCCGCGCAGAGCGGCGAAGGGCTGAACGAACTGGCGGCTCTGTTGCGACGGTATCGCGAATCGGCCATCGCCAGCGGCTATTTCCTGCGACGCCGCAGCGAGCAGACGCGCTACTGGTTTCAAGAAAGCGTGATGACGGAACTCAAATCAGCGCTGCTTCAAAAACCGCTGGCGGCTGGCGCCGTCGCGGAGATGGAGGAAGCGGCCCTTGCCGGTCGACTGAGTCCCTTTCGCGCCGCGCAGCAGGCCGTCGCAAGGGCGCTCAGCCTGGCGCCGCATGCATGATTGCGTTCAGTCGGCGATGGCGCTGAATGCGCCGCGCAATTGCCCCATCGAATAACCGGTAGCCTGGTCATCGGGATAGCTGGCCTGAATGACTCTTCTTGTCGCAAGGTCGATATCAGCCGGGCCGCCGTGGCAGCGCAGACAGAGGGCATTGCCAATCACAATCGGACTCATGATGCGCAAGCCTTCCGGCCGGCGCTGGTAGTGCAGGCGAGGCGCGCGGCCGGCAGCCAGATCGGCGCGCCAGCTATCCAGAATGGCGCGCTCATAGTCATCGGCCAGATGGGCGGGATTGCGCGGTCGATCGCTGATACGGCGCATAGCTATTCCACTCTCGTGCGATAGCCGTTGCTCGAGCTGTGGGGAGATGGAGGCGCAGACTCGAATCGCCGATTGCG
This genomic stretch from Leptospirales bacterium harbors:
- the scpA gene encoding methylmalonyl-CoA mutase, with the translated sequence MVRKDFSKIPYLPVHQKASEDVAAWKAALLREAGASSEQELLWRTAEQIDVKPAYTAEELAGLSHLEFGAGAPPFLRGPYAPMYVTRPWTVRQYAGFSTAEESNAFYRRNLAAGQTGLSVAFDLATHRGYDSDHERVVGDVGKAGVAIDSIVDMQTLFDRIPLDAVSVSMTMNGAVIPVMAFFIVAGLEQGVPLAKLSGTIQNDILKEFMVRNTYIYPPEPSMRIIADIFAYTAKNMPKFNSISISGYHMQEAGATNDLELAYTLADGLEYLRTGIQRAGLKIDDFAPRLSFFWAIGMNHFMEIAKMRAGRMLWSRIVNQFAPANAKSMALRTHCQTSGWSLTEQDPFNNVQRTCVEALAAALGHTQSLHTNALDEAIALPTDFSARIARNTQTLLQEETDICRVIDPWGGSYYVESLTAQLAERAWRLIDEVEQLGGMAKAIEQGLPKMRIEEAAARKQARIDSGREVIVGVNRYRPREEAPLKILEVDNTAVRRSQIERLQKLKAERDASAVESALNAITRAAEGGQGNLLELAVEAARKRATLGEISYAMEKVYGRYQAVIRSISGVYSSEIAGDADFQKSQKLANDFAALEGRRPRIMIAKMGQDGHDRGAKVIATSFADMGFDVDIGPLFQTPEEAARQAIENDVHVVGASSLAAGHKTLVPQLIAELKRLGRPDILVTCGGVIPQQDYEFLFQAGVAGVFGPGTVITRAAIQILELLIRQAQKAGSAS
- a CDS encoding DUF3365 domain-containing protein, whose protein sequence is MSRKTLLPIVLATCLSAAATSSSCASDDAAQAARSAELFARLQTNLQQQLAQAIAQGGPQSAIRVCASISPQLEQRLSHESGIAMRRISDRPRNPAHLADDYERAILDSWRADLAAGRAPRLHYQRRPEGLRIMSPIVIGNALCLRCHGGPADIDLATRRVIQASYPDDQATGYSMGQLRGAFSAIAD
- the meaB gene encoding methylmalonyl Co-A mutase-associated GTPase MeaB, with translation MATFDPAFSPASRPRRTCTEFVEGILAGDRTILGQSITLLESARSDHQELGQQIIEAILPHSGKSFRLGVTGVPGVGKSTFIEAFGKLLLQQAPLSGGRGRLAVLAIDPSSARSGGSILGDKTRMVELSRDERVFIRPSPAADSLGGVARRTRECIMLCEAAGYDTILVETVGVGQSETAVHSMTDFFLLLMLSGAGDELQGIKRGIMEMADAIAITKADGDNVLRARAAAAEYRAAVHLFPRHPSEQRIETLTCSAQSGEGLNELAALLRRYRESAIASGYFLRRRSEQTRYWFQESVMTELKSALLQKPLAAGAVAEMEEAALAGRLSPFRAAQQAVARALSLAPHA